CTGACCTGCTTCGGCGGGACCTTGCTGATCGCCTGGCGGCTCCCGGCCGCCAATCCCAAGCTCCTCAGCACGGCGGTCTACCGCTACGCTCCGGAGATTCAGAAGAAGTACTCGACTCCCGGTGGGTACCGCGACAAGCGCCTGCTCGCCGACATGCCCTTCTTCAGGGAAGGGGCCGAATCGACGGTGGCCGTGGAGAGCGTGCAGGCCGACAAAGACTCGATCCTGGCCGTCACTCTCGATGGCACCGTGGCGGGGACGACCTATTACGACCTGATCCCGCAGATCCTCGCGGCGGAGATTCCGCTGCTCCTCCATCCGTCGCCCGAGCGGGTCTTCCTGGCCGGCTATGGCACCGGCATCCCGGCGGGCTGCCTGCTGCTCCATTCTCTGCGTCAGCTGGATGTCGCCGAGATGGAGCCGGCGGTGATGGATGCGTCCCATCAATTCGAGCCGGCCAATCGCACGCCGCGCTCCGATTCCCGCCTGAAGCTTCTGCTCCAGGACCCGCGCCAGGCGCTTCTAGCTGCCGGTCCTTCGGCCTACGACGCCATCGTGGTGCGCCCCGGCGCCCCTGAAGCCGCCAACGCCCGTTTCCTCGTGACCCGCGAGTTTTATCAATTGGCCGCGTCGCGCCTGCGGCAGGGAGGCCTGATGGCGCAGGCCGTGCCGCTGCAAGGGCTCGGTCGCGCCGAGGTGGCTTCGCTCGTGAAGACGCTCTCGTCGGTCTTCAAGGACGTGGTGGTCATGCAGACCTACTATGAAGAGGCGCTTCTGCTGGCCTCCAACGAGCCGATCCGCTTCGACCTCGGAGTCATGTCCCGGATCCTGTCGGACGAGAAGATCCGCTCCGACCTGGCGCGCGTCGGCGTCGCCGACCCCGACTCGATCCTGATTCGCTACCGCCTCTCCGGGAAGGGAGCCGAGCTGTTCGCCCGCGAGGGACGCATCCTGACCGACCAGGGACCGCCGCTGGCCTGGAGCGCCTTCCGCGCCGGCGGGAATCCCAACCCGAGCGACATTCTCGAGGCGATGGACAAGACTTCGCTCGGACTGGCCGATCGGATCGAAGGGCTCGCGCAGGGGGCGGCGGGGAACGAGACCCTGGTGAAGACGGCGCGCCTGGCGCTGGTGGCGCACGATGCGGTACGCGCCGCCGATCTGGGCGAGGCGCTGGTGGCCCGAGGCGATGCCGCAGACGGACACCAGATCCTGGGAGACGCCTGCTACCTGCGGCAGGAGCAGATCATGGCGGTGGAGGAGTGGCACAAGGCCCTGCAAGCCGATCCGGCGCACGGCGCGACCTTGCAGAGCCTCGCCGCGTTCAATGCCGATCGCAGGAACTTCGCGGAGGCGGAGAGCTACCTCACGCAGGACCTGGCCGCCCATCCCAAGGACGCATCCGCCCTGTTCGCGCGCGGCCGTGCCCGCTTTCAGCTCAAGAAATACCGCGAGGCGGAATCCGACCTCGTGCAGGCGCTGGCCACGGCGGGCGAGAGCGAGGTCCCCATGTCGCTCTACTACCTCGGGATGATCCAGAAGGAAAAGGGGAACCTGACCGGCTCGGCCGAGCTGCTGCGGCGCTACCTCGAGTGGGGCTACGCCCAGGATCGGCTCACCCCGGTGGAGGCGGACGTCCATCTGGCGCTGGCCGAGGTCTACAAGGGGCTGAACCTTCCCGATCTCTCCGAGCAGCAGCGCCAGGCGGGGGAGACCCTGAAATCCCGCCTGAAGAAAGCCGCCAACGCGCAGCGCGACGCGATCGTCGATTACCTCAAGAAGCCGTGAAAGCCCGCCGCCCCAAGGAATCGATCGCCGAGCTCGAGCAGAAGCTGGGACACCGCTTCAAGAGCGCGGAATTCCTGCGCCGGGCACTTTCGCATTCCTCCTATGCCCACGAGATCATCATGGGGGGCGACGACAACGAGCCGCTGGAGTTCCTGGGCGACTCCCTCCTCGGGTTCCTGATCTCCGAGAAGCTGTTCGAGGTCTTCCCGGATCGCGACGAAGGTGACCTGTCGCGCTTCAAGGCTTCGCTGGTGAATGCCGATACGCTGGCGCTCAAGGCGCGCCGCCTCGACCTCGGGACGCACCTCCTGCTCGGCAAGACGGCCGAGCGCGTGGGGGCGCGTACCAAAGGGTCGCTTCTTTCGGATGCCTTCGAGGCGGTGCTGGCGGCGGTCTACCTCGACGGTGGAGTCGAGGCGGCACGGTCGGTGGTGGAACGGCTGTTCGCCTCGGACATCAAGGGGCTGACGCGGACCGGGCTGTCGCAGGAGCGCGACGCCAAGACGGCGCTGCAGGAGCTGCTGCAGGCGCGGGCGCGCGAGACGCCGCGCTACCAGATCCTCAAGGAGAGCGGTCCGGCGCACCGCCGCAATTTCCTGATCGGGCTGGTGATCGAGGGGAAGCTGGTGGCTCGCGGCCGGGGGCGTACCCGCAAGGCCGCCGAGCAGGCGGCGGCGCGCAAGGTTCTGCAGGCGGTGCGGGAGACGCAGGCCGAAGGCTGAAGCGACGGAGAACGCCTACTCGTCCTCGACCGGCGCGATGCCTCGCCCGGAAAGCTCCTGAATCAGCTCGCGAATCCGCTTGGCTTCGCGGTGGGAAGGCAAAGCCTCGATCGCCTTCTGGAAGTGATACAGCGCCTTTCCTTCCTCATGGTAGCCGTCCAGCATCACCAGCCCCACGCCGAAGTGATAGTCCGACTCCTCTGCCGGAATCATGCGCTTGCCGGCCGTCCGGGTGGAGCGCAGCTCGGACAGCGCTTCCGGGAAGCGTCCCTGATCGTAGAGCAGCCCGGCCAGGTCGTAGTGCAGGCCGAAATCCTCCGCCGCGATCAGCAATCCTCCGCGATAGGCTTTCTCCGCATCCTCGCTCTGCCCCAGATCGGCGTAGGCGCTCCCCAGCCGCCGCATGTAGGGAGGGAAGGGGACCAGCTTGGCCGCCTCTTCCATCTGCTTGATCCCGCGCCGCTGCAGCTCTTCTGCCTTGCCGCGGTCCGCGGGGGCCAGCTTCTTGCCCTGATCCACCCAGGAGGCGCCCAGCCCGAAGTGCAGACCTGCCCGTACCGCGGCGAAGTTCACTCCCTGGGCGATCCGCTCGCTCTCGACCTCCTGCCGCATGCGGGCCGGGTCCACTCCAAGCTCCGCCGCCGTGGCCTGGTCCATCGGCTCGTCTCCCAGAATCTGCAAGGCGACGAGGTACTCCTTCTCGGCGCGAAGGAAATCGCCCTGCGTGCGATAGGCGTCACCCAGGCTGAGCTTGCTCTGCACGGTGGGAAAAACTCCGCGGCCGCCCTGCGCGACGAAGTTCACCGCCACCCAGGACAGCACGAGGACGGCTCCCGACGCCAGGAAGATCGGGCGGCGGGAATAGTCGGCCCAGGGCGGAGGGATCACGGCCGCCGGCTCCTCTTCGGCTTTCGGCCGGTCCGAGAAGTAGCCGGACCACTTGCGGATCTCGTCTGCCAGCGCCGCCAGCGTCAGGCCGGCGAACAGGCAGAGGAACGGCACGATCGGCACGCGGAAACGCGAGAAGTTGAAGAACAGGAGGACCGTTCCCATGTAGCCGAAGAGGATCAGGTAGATCCAGACGAGCCGTCGCCCTTGCGGCAGGCTGAGGAGGATTCCCGCCAGTCCGAGCGGCGCGACCAGGTTGAAGGTCATGAAGCGCAGGGGGATGAAGAGAAGCATCCCGAGCAGCCCCAGGGGCGACAGAAGGACCTGGCGCACCTCGTAGTAGTTGTAGTTGTCGGGCAGCTCGTAGGCATTCCAGAAGACCATCAGCTTGCGCAGCTCGAGCTTCATCCAGGCCCCGGGGTTCGCGCCGATCCATTGCAGACCCTGCTTCAGCCAGAAGCTCGACGATTCGCCCGGCGTCAGCTTGCGGCCCGACAGCTCGCTGGCCTTGTCGATGAAATCGTCGTGCTCCTTTTCCGGGGTGGCGTGCACGAACGGTGGCGGCAGATACCGCCCGTTGGCGTCGGCATTGTTGCCGATGTAGAAGACCTCGCCGCCGCCCGTGGTCAACAGCGCGAATTCCTTGCCCACGGCGTAGTTTCGCGCCGTCACCGGCAGGATTCCCAGGGCGCCGCCCAGGGTGAACAGCAGGCAGGCTTTCAGCCGGTCTCCCAGGCGCAGCCCCGGAAATGCCAGGAAGAAGCCGGCGATGAGAAGCGGAAACAGCAGAACGAAGTTGTCGCGCACCAGGGAAGTCAGCGCAAAGACGAAGCCTGCCGCGACCAGGAGCTTGCGTTGCGTCCCTTCGGAGCGCAGGAGGAGATCGACCAGGTAAACCGTCAGGAAGGTCGAGAGGAAGGTCTTCATGACCATCCCCTCGTAGAACAGGAATGGGCCGTACACGGCGGTCAGGAGGCCCGCGAGGAAAGCCTCGCGCCGGCTGAACAGCCGCTCGGCGATGCGCACCACCAGCAGGCAGGTCCCCACTCCCATCAGAATCTGAAAAATCTGCAGGATGGGGAAGATGTGCCTTTCGCCGAGGACTTTCAGGAAGACCGCGACCAGATAGGCGTACAGCGGGCTCTGGACGAAGATCTTGTCGCCAATCCAGTGTCCCGCCGCGATCTCGCGCGCCCAGTTGAAATAGAAGAGTGGATCGAGCCGATCGGGAAGGTAGAACGACGAGCGCGACAGCCTCCAGAGATAAGCGGCACGGAGGATGAATCCGACTCCCGCGATGATGCCGATCCAGGCCCGGGGGTTCTGATCCAGCCACTGCCGGAACGATCGCCGCGGAGGCTCGGCGGAGACGGACGGTGGGGGCGTCGCCGACTCCTCGACCGGGGGCGGCGCCAGAAGCTCCTGCTCGCTCAATCGACCTCCTCCTTGGGAGCGGACATTATAACGTTTCGTTTCAATCCTTTCAGCAATGCCGCATGGCTTGGCTCCGGCAGCCGGGAGGGCACGCCACGGCCGTGTGGACGGCAGCCTCATGCTGGTATTGGGTCGGGGTTCAGGCGTCGGGGTCGACGGCCGCGCGGTGGCGGTCCAGCTCTTCGAAGTAGTCGGCCTTGACCAGGATCTCGCGCGGCTTGGCACCTTCGCCGGGTCCGACGATGCCGTCGCGCTCCATCATGTCGACGATCCGCGCGGCGCGCGCGTAGCCCAGCTTCAAGCGCCGCTGCAGGTGGGAAATCGAAGCCTGGCCGGTCTGCACCACCAGCCGGGAAGCCTGCTCGTACATCTCGTCCACCTCGTCGTCCAGCCCATCCTTCTTGCTCTCCGCCCCCTTGGTGACCGCCGGGTTGAACTCGGGCTTTCCCTGCTTGCGCAGGTAGGCGATGACCCGGTTCGACTCCATCTCGGTCAGGAGAGGAGAGTGCAGGCGGATCAGGCGCGACGAGCCGGGCGGCAGGAAGAGCATGTCGCCGTTGCCCAGCAGCTGCTCGGCGCCGTTGGAGTCCAGAATGGTGCGCGAGTCGACCTTCGAGGAGACCCGGAAGGCGATGCGCGAGGGGAAGTTCGCCTTGATGACGCCGGTGATGATGTCCACTGAGGGGCGCTGGGTCGAGAGGATCAAATGGATACCCACCGCGCGAGCCATCTGGGCGAGCCGGGTAATCGACTCTTCCACGTCGGCCGCCGCGGTCATCATCAGGTCGGCCAGCTCGTCGATCACCACGACGATGAACGGCAGCGGCTTGACCTCCTCGGTGCGCGAGGTGCCGTCGGCGTTGGCCACCGAGTGGGTCAGCGGCTTCCCCTCCTTGCGTGCCATCCCCAGCAGCGAGTTGAACTGGTCGATGTTGCGCACGCCGCACTCCGCCAGCGAGCGGTAGCGCCGCTCCATCTCCAGGGTCGCCCATTTCAACGCGTTGGACGCCTGCTTCGGCTCGGTCACCACCGGCGTCAGCAGATGGGGGATCTGATCGTAGATCCCGAGCTCGAGCCGCTTGGTGTCGATGAAGATGAACTTCACCTCCTCGGGGCCCGCTTTGTAGAGAATGCTGGTAATCATGGCGTTCAGCCCGACGCTCTTCCCCGCGCCGGTGGCGCCGGCAATCAGCAGGTGCGGCATCTTCGCCAGATCGGTGATGAACGGCTCGCCATGGATCTTCTTGCCGAGGGCCAGGGTCAGCTTGCCCCCCGAGCCGGTGTACTTCTCGGAGCCGAGCAGCTCGCGCAGCGCGATCACCTCGCGGTGCTTGTTGGGGACCTCGATGCCGACGGTCGACTTCCCTGAGATCCGGTCGATGCGGGCCGATTCGGCCTGGATGGCGAGGCAGAGGTCGTCCGACAGCGACGTGATCTTGCTGTACTTGACTCCCGCGTCGGGCTTGAACTCGAAGGTGGTAACGACCGGTCCCGGATGGATCTGCACCACCTGTCCTTCGACCTGGAACTCGCGGAACTTGGAGGCGATCAGCTTCGCCGTCTCCATCAGCTCCTTGTCGTCGACCCCCTGCTCCTCCTTCGCCTCGGTCAGCAGCGACAGGGGAGGGGGAACGTAGCCGGCGAGGTCACCCACGAACGGAAACGAGGGCTGGGCGGAGGGCTTCCTGGTCTCGGGCTTCGGCTCCGTCTTCTTCGTCTCGAGGGCCGGCGGCGCGGAAGCCGGCCGGGGCTCGGGCGACCCATCCCCGGACTTCACCTCGGCGGCCGGAGCCGTCTTGCGCGCCGGCTCCTCCTTGTTCATGCGCGCGTGCTTCTGAATCATCGCCGTGCGCAGCGCCTCGCGGCGCTTCGCCTCCCGCTGGCGCACGTAGGCCACCAGGAACCGGCTGCTGGTCTCGTGCGTGAGCTTCTTCACCCGCGCGATCAGGCCGGCCAGCGACATGCGCGTCGCCATCAGGATGCCGACCCCGATGAACATCAGGCAGAAAAGCGCCGTTCCCGCGGTCCCCAGGTTGAGCTTGAGATACGTGGACAACAGGTCCCCGAGCCAGCCACCGGCGTTGTAGGGCGATCCGCCGATCCGCCGCTCCCCGAGCAGCAGGGCGAACAGGGAAGCGGAAGAGAGGACCACCAGGAAGGTGCCGGCGACGCGGAACGGACGGTGATCCCCCGGACGGTTCCAGAACTTCTTCCATCCCGACCAGCCGAGCAGGAGCGGCAGCAGGTAGGCGCAAAAGCCGAGGAACTGCAGCGCCCCCTCGGAGAGATTGGCGCCGAAGCTCCCCACCAGGTTGCGGGTGGGGCGCTGGTCGTGTCCCGGTCCGAAGAAGGTGCCGTCGGACGGCGTATGGCTCAGGAGGCTCAGCAGGAGCAGCGCCGAGCCGACCAGCAGAATGATTCCCCAGGCCTCGGTGAACAGGCGGCTGGCGAACACCGCCACCCAGTCGATGCGCGGCTTGCGGCGCGACTCTTTCTTCTTCAGCTTGCGGGTCTTGGCCATCAGATCTCGATCACCATCGGGATGATCATGGGGCGCCGGCCCGTCTCCTTGCGGAAGAAGCGCTTCAAATCGGCCTGGATTTTCGCATGGATCACGTGCGTGTCGCCGCGCTCTTCCATGGTCGAGGCGGCAATGGTGCTGCGCACGACGTCGGACGCCCGCTCCAGAAGCTGATTCTCTTCCTCCTCCAGGACGAAGCCGCGGCTGACGATTTCCGGGGCCGTCTCGACCTCGCCGGTGGCCTTGTTGATCAGGACGACGGCGGTGACGATACCGTCCTCCGAAAGGTGCCGGCGGTCGCGGATCAGAACCTCCTCGACCTCTTCGAGCGTGGTGTCGATGAAGACGCGGCCGGTGGGAATCTTCTCGCCGCGGCTCACCGCGTCGGGCTTGAGCTGCAGCCGGTCGCCGTTCTCCACCAGCAGGATCCTCTCCGGCGGTATGCCCGATTCCTCGGCCAGCCGCGCATGCCGGTGCAGCTGGCGGTACTCGCCATGGATCGGGATGAAGAACTTGGGGCGGGTGAGGTTGAGCATGATCTTCAGCTCTTCCTGGCTGCCGTGGCCGGAGACATGTATCCCGGGAGCCGATTCCTCCAGCAGCACCTCGGCGCCGCGCTTGAGCAGATGGTTGACGACCCGCGAGATCCCTTTCTCGTTGCCGGGAATGGCGCGTGCCGAGAAGATCACCTGGTCGCCGGGACCGATCTTCACCTCCTTGTGCTCGTCCAGCGCGATGCGCGACAAGGCCGACATCGGCTCTCCCTGGCTTCCCGTGACGATCAGGATCAGCCGCTCGGGAGAGATGCGGGCCACCGACTTCGGCTCGACCAGGATCCCCGCGGGAACGTTGAGATAGCCGAGGCGCTCCGCGACCTTGGTGTTCTGCAGGAGGCTGCGGCCGACCAGGCAGACGCGCTTCTTGTTGGCGGCTGCGATGTCGAGGATCTGCTGGATGCGATGGATGTGGCTGGCGAAGGTGGTGACCAGGACGCGGTGCTCCGCCCGGCGCAGGATCGGCTCCAGCGCCTCGCCGACACGCCGCTCCGAGGGGGTGAATCCCTCGCGCTCGGCATTGGTGGAATCTCCCAGAAGCGCCAGCACCCCTTCGTCGCCGAACTGCCCCAGACGCGGGAAATCGAACAGGCATCCGTCCACGGGGGACTGATCGATCTTGAAGTCGGCCGTATGGATCACCACGCCCACCGGGGTGCGCAGCGCCAGGGCCAGCGACGCGGGAATGCTGTGCGTCACCTGCAGGAATTCCACCTGGAACGGCCCGATCTGCGCCACCTCGCGCGCCTTCACGGGGCGCATGTCGGCGCGCGCGTCGAGCTGGTGCTCGGCCAGCTTCGCCTGCACCAGCCCCAGCGTGAAATCCGTTCCGTACAGCGGCGCCTTCAGCGCCTCGTAGAGATAGGGGACCGCACCGATGTGGTCCTCGTGGCCGTGCGTCAGGACGATGCCGCGCACCTTGATCTTCGATTCGACCAGGTACTGGATGTCGGGAATGACGAAGTCGACCCCGAGGAACTCGTCTTCCGGGAACATCAGCCCGGCGTCGACGATGAGGCTCTCCTCGCCGCAGCGGAACAGGGTGCAGTTGAGACCGAACTCCCCGCATCCTCCCAGGAAGGAGATCTCAAGGTGCGAGCTTCGGTTGCGTGTACGACTGTTGTTTTCCGTGGAGTTCATCCGGCCGATAGAGGAGCCGTCAAGGATGACCGGGGAGAAATCGCCCGGCGGGCGCGGCGGATTATATCAAAGGTGGCCGGGCTTTCCCGAGGCTCCCTTTTCGGCGGCGCCTGCCAGCCGGCGGGACAGGTCCAGGTAGGCGTCGAGAGGGATCTTCTCCGGGCGCTCTTCCGACGGGATCCCGGCCTCCGCCAGCGCCGCCTGCGCCCGCTCGACCGTCCAGCGCAGGCCGCCCGCCAGGGTGTTGCGCAGCATCTTGCGGCGCGCCGAGAAGGCGGCCTTGACCACGCGCTCGAAGGATTCGGCATGCTCCGTCGAGCAGAACATCCCGGATCGCGGCGCGAAGTGCAGGAGCGTGGAATGGACGCGCGGCGGAGGGGAGAAGCTTCCGGGCGGGAGATCCATCAGGCGCCGCGGCACCGCCCGAGAGGCGCACAGCAGGGTCATGACCCCGAACAATCGGCTTCCAGGAGAGGCAAGGATTCGATCGGCGACCTCCCGCTGCACCATCAAGGTCCAGTCGCGGAAGAGATCCGGGCGGGCAAGCAGCCGGAGGATCGCCGGCGAGGCCACCGAGTAGGGAAGATTTCCGACCACCCGCACGCCGGTGCCGGCAGGAAGCCATCCCGCCAGAAGCGTGTCGAAATCGGCCTTCAGGACATCTCCGTCCGCCACCTGCAGCCCGGAGTGGGCGGCACCCTGTTGGCGCAGCCGCCGCGCCAGGCTCGCGTCGAGCTCCAGCGCCAGAACGCGGCTCCCGGCCGCCAGCAGCGGAAAGGTCAAAGCACCACGCCCGGGACCGATTTCCAAGATTGCCTCATCCCGGACGGGGCCGATCCCCTCGATCACCCGGAGGATGGCCCCCGGGCTCGTCAGGAAATGCTGCCCCAGCTTCCGGCGCCGCGCCGCGGGGGCGCCATGCCACGAATCCTTATGCATCGGTCCTGCATCTCAAAGGTTCTCCGGGCCCGCGCTGTGCTCTTACGCGCGTCGGTCGCGGGTTTGCCGCTGTCTTGCAGGGTATGATATAAGCTCGCGTCCTTTTCTGGGAGAGCGCATGGCGATTCAGGATGTTCTGGTATTGGATGGAAAGAACTTCGACGAGGAGCTGGGCCGCAAGGGGAGCGGTACTCTTCTGGTCGATTTCTGGGCGGAATGGTGCGGTCCCTGCCGCCTCATGGGCCCGATCGTCGACAAGCTGGCGGTCCGTTTCAAAGGAAAGGCCCGGGTCGGCAAGGTCGACGTGGATCAGAACCAGACCCTTGCCGCCCGTTACGGCGTCATGAGCATTCCGACCCTGCTCCTGTTCAAGGACGGCAACCTGGTGGAGCAGATCGTGGGGACGACTTCCGAGGACAACCTGGCGAAGCTGATCGAGCGCCATAACGCCTGAAGCGGAGCTTGTGCGGCGGCTTCAGCGCACGCGGGCCAGACTCGGAAGATCCGGCACCATCGCGATGCCGCCGTCGGCCATGAGCGCCATGCCGGCCATCTGTCCTCCGTTTCCCGAATCCTTCAAGGGCCGCACCACCACGTCGGTCTCTCCGAGCAGGGCGTCCATCGCCAGCGCGTAGCGCTGCGGTCCCACCCGATAGACGAGTCCCGGGAAGCCGCTGCGCGCCGGACCGTCGGCGAGCGTCCAGGGAATCCTCGGAAACCGGACCAGAGGGACTCTTTCGCCCCCATCCTCCTGCCAGAAAGTACGCCCTTCACTCACCCGGATTCCGGAAGCGGGAAGATCCACGGCGCGCTCCACGCTCGCCACCGGAATGGCGAAGAGCTGCCGTCCCGCCTGGCACAGATAGGAGCGCACGAGGCTGACGCCCGCCGGCAGTAGGATCTCGATCTTGCGCTCGGTTTCGCCCGCCACCGCCGAAGCCGTCCCTCCCATACGCGCCAGCCGCTCCAGCAGGACGGCGTCCAGATCGCCTTCTTCGGAGGATTCCGGTGATGCCGGCAGATGGAGCTGCAGGACCAGTCGAGCTCCGCTGCGCGACACCGCGAGGTAGAGCTCCTGAGCCTCGCTGCGGCCCAGCTGCCGGAGGATGTCGGCGCGTCCCACCTCG
Above is a window of Candidatus Polarisedimenticolia bacterium DNA encoding:
- a CDS encoding tetratricopeptide repeat protein, with the translated sequence MSTQATSERPEAAGIPWIESLTLLPLGAGASLTLLALLGLLAPLAGTTILGRCAILSGFLLSVWLGSRLFSGRPVIPLLATGLFLLAAPWLVPLLKPLIALAARAGEPAIGYLFRTLFSLPALILPGASLGVSLGLAALSPQRSWRHAALRCAALLVGAAFGAVLGGMQILPRAGDLGLALSGGGFLLVAGLLGLLSPKSAFGTAALTAGGGQARDPGLILTGTLALACLLSWERFLSQIHGPFPELPFRVLALFLSCAAAGSIALSLWPGASPSPFRIPLLALLSGIGVALPLAWLDRLPLLYLSVVRSAPLESASFALKTWGIGALLVGPAALAMGALLPMLICRSVSETAPSEGDSPSASQWVAALAGGGLLGAAVAVFWGLPRIGYERFLCSLSGFFLGFAALEFARATAGFRWGRIAGILTCFGGTLLIAWRLPAANPKLLSTAVYRYAPEIQKKYSTPGGYRDKRLLADMPFFREGAESTVAVESVQADKDSILAVTLDGTVAGTTYYDLIPQILAAEIPLLLHPSPERVFLAGYGTGIPAGCLLLHSLRQLDVAEMEPAVMDASHQFEPANRTPRSDSRLKLLLQDPRQALLAAGPSAYDAIVVRPGAPEAANARFLVTREFYQLAASRLRQGGLMAQAVPLQGLGRAEVASLVKTLSSVFKDVVVMQTYYEEALLLASNEPIRFDLGVMSRILSDEKIRSDLARVGVADPDSILIRYRLSGKGAELFAREGRILTDQGPPLAWSAFRAGGNPNPSDILEAMDKTSLGLADRIEGLAQGAAGNETLVKTARLALVAHDAVRAADLGEALVARGDAADGHQILGDACYLRQEQIMAVEEWHKALQADPAHGATLQSLAAFNADRRNFAEAESYLTQDLAAHPKDASALFARGRARFQLKKYREAESDLVQALATAGESEVPMSLYYLGMIQKEKGNLTGSAELLRRYLEWGYAQDRLTPVEADVHLALAEVYKGLNLPDLSEQQRQAGETLKSRLKKAANAQRDAIVDYLKKP
- the rnc gene encoding ribonuclease III is translated as MKARRPKESIAELEQKLGHRFKSAEFLRRALSHSSYAHEIIMGGDDNEPLEFLGDSLLGFLISEKLFEVFPDRDEGDLSRFKASLVNADTLALKARRLDLGTHLLLGKTAERVGARTKGSLLSDAFEAVLAAVYLDGGVEAARSVVERLFASDIKGLTRTGLSQERDAKTALQELLQARARETPRYQILKESGPAHRRNFLIGLVIEGKLVARGRGRTRKAAEQAAARKVLQAVRETQAEG
- a CDS encoding glycosyltransferase family 39 protein produces the protein MSEQELLAPPPVEESATPPPSVSAEPPRRSFRQWLDQNPRAWIGIIAGVGFILRAAYLWRLSRSSFYLPDRLDPLFYFNWAREIAAGHWIGDKIFVQSPLYAYLVAVFLKVLGERHIFPILQIFQILMGVGTCLLVVRIAERLFSRREAFLAGLLTAVYGPFLFYEGMVMKTFLSTFLTVYLVDLLLRSEGTQRKLLVAAGFVFALTSLVRDNFVLLFPLLIAGFFLAFPGLRLGDRLKACLLFTLGGALGILPVTARNYAVGKEFALLTTGGGEVFYIGNNADANGRYLPPPFVHATPEKEHDDFIDKASELSGRKLTPGESSSFWLKQGLQWIGANPGAWMKLELRKLMVFWNAYELPDNYNYYEVRQVLLSPLGLLGMLLFIPLRFMTFNLVAPLGLAGILLSLPQGRRLVWIYLILFGYMGTVLLFFNFSRFRVPIVPFLCLFAGLTLAALADEIRKWSGYFSDRPKAEEEPAAVIPPPWADYSRRPIFLASGAVLVLSWVAVNFVAQGGRGVFPTVQSKLSLGDAYRTQGDFLRAEKEYLVALQILGDEPMDQATAAELGVDPARMRQEVESERIAQGVNFAAVRAGLHFGLGASWVDQGKKLAPADRGKAEELQRRGIKQMEEAAKLVPFPPYMRRLGSAYADLGQSEDAEKAYRGGLLIAAEDFGLHYDLAGLLYDQGRFPEALSELRSTRTAGKRMIPAEESDYHFGVGLVMLDGYHEEGKALYHFQKAIEALPSHREAKRIRELIQELSGRGIAPVEDE
- a CDS encoding DNA translocase FtsK 4TM domain-containing protein, whose amino-acid sequence is MAKTRKLKKKESRRKPRIDWVAVFASRLFTEAWGIILLVGSALLLLSLLSHTPSDGTFFGPGHDQRPTRNLVGSFGANLSEGALQFLGFCAYLLPLLLGWSGWKKFWNRPGDHRPFRVAGTFLVVLSSASLFALLLGERRIGGSPYNAGGWLGDLLSTYLKLNLGTAGTALFCLMFIGVGILMATRMSLAGLIARVKKLTHETSSRFLVAYVRQREAKRREALRTAMIQKHARMNKEEPARKTAPAAEVKSGDGSPEPRPASAPPALETKKTEPKPETRKPSAQPSFPFVGDLAGYVPPPLSLLTEAKEEQGVDDKELMETAKLIASKFREFQVEGQVVQIHPGPVVTTFEFKPDAGVKYSKITSLSDDLCLAIQAESARIDRISGKSTVGIEVPNKHREVIALRELLGSEKYTGSGGKLTLALGKKIHGEPFITDLAKMPHLLIAGATGAGKSVGLNAMITSILYKAGPEEVKFIFIDTKRLELGIYDQIPHLLTPVVTEPKQASNALKWATLEMERRYRSLAECGVRNIDQFNSLLGMARKEGKPLTHSVANADGTSRTEEVKPLPFIVVVIDELADLMMTAAADVEESITRLAQMARAVGIHLILSTQRPSVDIITGVIKANFPSRIAFRVSSKVDSRTILDSNGAEQLLGNGDMLFLPPGSSRLIRLHSPLLTEMESNRVIAYLRKQGKPEFNPAVTKGAESKKDGLDDEVDEMYEQASRLVVQTGQASISHLQRRLKLGYARAARIVDMMERDGIVGPGEGAKPREILVKADYFEELDRHRAAVDPDA
- a CDS encoding ribonuclease J, with the protein product MNSTENNSRTRNRSSHLEISFLGGCGEFGLNCTLFRCGEESLIVDAGLMFPEDEFLGVDFVIPDIQYLVESKIKVRGIVLTHGHEDHIGAVPYLYEALKAPLYGTDFTLGLVQAKLAEHQLDARADMRPVKAREVAQIGPFQVEFLQVTHSIPASLALALRTPVGVVIHTADFKIDQSPVDGCLFDFPRLGQFGDEGVLALLGDSTNAEREGFTPSERRVGEALEPILRRAEHRVLVTTFASHIHRIQQILDIAAANKKRVCLVGRSLLQNTKVAERLGYLNVPAGILVEPKSVARISPERLILIVTGSQGEPMSALSRIALDEHKEVKIGPGDQVIFSARAIPGNEKGISRVVNHLLKRGAEVLLEESAPGIHVSGHGSQEELKIMLNLTRPKFFIPIHGEYRQLHRHARLAEESGIPPERILLVENGDRLQLKPDAVSRGEKIPTGRVFIDTTLEEVEEVLIRDRRHLSEDGIVTAVVLINKATGEVETAPEIVSRGFVLEEEENQLLERASDVVRSTIAASTMEERGDTHVIHAKIQADLKRFFRKETGRRPMIIPMVIEI
- the rsmA gene encoding 16S rRNA (adenine(1518)-N(6)/adenine(1519)-N(6))-dimethyltransferase RsmA, which codes for MHKDSWHGAPAARRRKLGQHFLTSPGAILRVIEGIGPVRDEAILEIGPGRGALTFPLLAAGSRVLALELDASLARRLRQQGAAHSGLQVADGDVLKADFDTLLAGWLPAGTGVRVVGNLPYSVASPAILRLLARPDLFRDWTLMVQREVADRILASPGSRLFGVMTLLCASRAVPRRLMDLPPGSFSPPPRVHSTLLHFAPRSGMFCSTEHAESFERVVKAAFSARRKMLRNTLAGGLRWTVERAQAALAEAGIPSEERPEKIPLDAYLDLSRRLAGAAEKGASGKPGHL
- the trxA gene encoding thioredoxin, yielding MAIQDVLVLDGKNFDEELGRKGSGTLLVDFWAEWCGPCRLMGPIVDKLAVRFKGKARVGKVDVDQNQTLAARYGVMSIPTLLLFKDGNLVEQIVGTTSEDNLAKLIERHNA